The Mesotoga sp. Brook.08.105.5.1 genome includes a window with the following:
- a CDS encoding HU family DNA-binding protein: MNKKELIAVLAQRTGATKKLVGDVVDSFIGVVGEELSKNQEVKLIGFGTFEVTMRKPRMGVNPRTKEAIEIPGGKVPKFRPGKELKEKVQ; encoded by the coding sequence GTGAATAAGAAAGAACTTATCGCTGTTCTTGCACAAAGAACTGGAGCAACCAAGAAACTTGTCGGAGACGTAGTTGATAGCTTTATCGGCGTGGTAGGGGAAGAACTCTCAAAGAACCAGGAAGTTAAGCTAATAGGTTTCGGAACGTTTGAAGTTACCATGCGAAAGCCCAGGATGGGTGTCAACCCGAGAACGAAGGAAGCTATCGAGATTCCTGGCGGGAAGGTTCCGAAATTCAGACCTGGCAAAGAGCTAAAAGAGAAAGTTCAGTAA
- a CDS encoding TrpB-like pyridoxal phosphate-dependent enzyme, which yields MKKRIIVNLKSEELPRSWYNIKADLPFKMDPPLNPATNEVIDPADMMAIFPKSIVEQEMSEERFVPIPEPVLDEYVVFRPSPLIRATFLEEYLNTPARIYYKYEGNSPTGSHKTNTAIAQAYYNKADGITELTTETGAGQWGSALSYAGRKFGLTVRVFMVRNSFQSKPMRQHMMRMFNGEVEPSPGEHTESGRKFLKDRKNFSGSLGMAISEAIEIVLNSKTKKYSLGSVLDHVLLHQTVIGLEIEKQLEILGEKPSSILGCHGGGSNFGGSILPFVKRVFEGEKIEFVACEPESCPTLSKGEYRYDSGDTAGFTPLLKMYTLGREFVPPAIHAGGLRYHGAAPLVSRLVKEGIVTPEAFPQEETFKAGLLFATTEGIVPAPESTHAIAGAVRRAIEARKNREEKVIVFTLSGNGVLDLSSYTSTIEAHKDVLNFDNLRP from the coding sequence ATGAAGAAAAGAATTATTGTGAATTTGAAGTCGGAGGAGCTTCCACGAAGCTGGTATAACATAAAGGCTGACTTACCATTCAAGATGGATCCGCCTTTGAATCCGGCAACCAATGAGGTGATCGATCCTGCAGATATGATGGCGATCTTCCCGAAGTCGATTGTTGAGCAGGAAATGAGTGAAGAAAGGTTCGTCCCTATTCCTGAGCCCGTTCTGGATGAGTATGTGGTATTCCGCCCCAGTCCACTTATAAGGGCGACCTTTCTCGAAGAGTATCTCAACACTCCAGCGAGGATATACTACAAGTATGAAGGCAACTCCCCGACCGGAAGTCACAAAACGAATACGGCAATAGCGCAGGCTTATTACAACAAGGCCGATGGAATAACCGAGCTAACTACGGAAACGGGGGCTGGACAGTGGGGTAGCGCCCTCTCGTATGCGGGCAGGAAATTCGGTTTGACGGTAAGAGTCTTCATGGTGAGAAACAGTTTCCAGTCGAAGCCAATGAGACAGCACATGATGAGAATGTTTAATGGAGAGGTTGAGCCGAGCCCTGGTGAACACACCGAAAGCGGAAGGAAGTTCCTCAAAGACAGGAAGAATTTCTCAGGTTCCTTGGGAATGGCAATTAGCGAGGCTATCGAAATCGTTCTGAATTCTAAGACGAAAAAGTACTCTCTCGGAAGTGTTCTCGATCATGTTCTTCTTCATCAGACAGTGATTGGTCTGGAAATTGAAAAGCAGCTGGAGATCCTCGGCGAAAAGCCTTCATCGATTCTTGGCTGTCACGGTGGCGGGTCAAACTTCGGCGGATCAATCTTGCCGTTTGTGAAGAGGGTATTCGAAGGAGAGAAAATTGAGTTCGTTGCCTGCGAGCCAGAATCATGTCCTACGCTTTCTAAAGGCGAGTATCGGTACGACAGCGGAGACACTGCTGGATTCACGCCGCTGCTGAAGATGTATACGCTTGGGAGAGAGTTTGTTCCACCCGCAATTCATGCCGGTGGTCTCAGATATCACGGTGCGGCTCCTCTCGTGTCGCGATTAGTGAAAGAAGGCATTGTCACTCCGGAAGCTTTCCCTCAAGAAGAGACTTTCAAAGCAGGTCTTCTCTTCGCTACAACGGAGGGTATTGTTCCCGCACCGGAGTCAACCCATGCAATTGCAGGTGCTGTTCGAAGAGCAATTGAGGCAAGGAAAAACAGAGAAGAGAAGGTTATTGTGTTCACTCTGAGCGGGAATGGCGTTCTAGACCTCTCTTCTTACACTAGCACAATCGAGGCGCATAAGGACGTGCTCAACTTCGACAACCTGCGCCCATAA
- the fdrA gene encoding acyl-CoA synthetase FdrA, protein MKRIEVVKGEYYDSVTLMLVAKELKKIEGVTDASLNMATEANITIMRAAGFEVDTGLLSPDDLLIGIDYEREGIEDIFERARSYLASPPWKKEEKDTEYSPATLQGALSVLPESNLALISLPGRYAAAEAMKALKNGLNVMLYSDNVTVEDEIELKRFAENNDLIVMGPDCGTAVINGKGLAFSNVCPTGSVGIVAASGTGLQEVMVQLCRRDVGVKHGIGTGGRDVKKSVGGISFLRGIRELAKDPDISLIVAIGKPPAPEVREKILACLKETQKKSVICFMGDDPRKDEDKLFYTTELEECAVVAEALIKGRDVSMARDKLKAEYVKLAEKRSVSAVHGKYVRGLFTGGTLCYEAQYIAQAHINPIYGNAPLREDLKLENSLKPVGHSFIDYGEDEFTQGRLHPMIDPSFRAEQVKQQSEDRSVAVILFDVVLGYGSADNPSFDVVEAIKSVNRETKPIYIAYVCGTDGDPQDLGRQRTLLEEAGVIVCESNARAALLAASLVSRKER, encoded by the coding sequence ATGAAGAGAATCGAGGTCGTGAAAGGCGAATACTACGATAGCGTCACTCTGATGCTTGTGGCTAAGGAGCTTAAGAAGATTGAGGGAGTCACAGATGCTTCGCTGAATATGGCAACAGAGGCAAACATAACCATCATGAGAGCGGCCGGGTTCGAAGTAGACACGGGTTTGCTTTCACCCGACGATCTGCTGATCGGAATCGACTACGAAAGAGAAGGGATAGAGGACATCTTCGAAAGGGCCCGTTCCTATCTTGCCTCGCCTCCCTGGAAGAAGGAAGAGAAGGACACCGAGTATTCACCGGCAACTCTTCAGGGAGCTCTCTCTGTACTTCCCGAAAGCAATCTTGCTCTCATTTCTCTGCCCGGTAGATATGCAGCAGCAGAGGCTATGAAGGCCCTCAAGAACGGTTTGAACGTAATGCTTTACTCCGACAACGTCACAGTTGAAGATGAGATTGAACTTAAACGTTTCGCGGAGAACAACGATCTAATCGTAATGGGCCCGGATTGTGGTACAGCTGTTATCAATGGGAAAGGACTTGCCTTTTCTAACGTGTGCCCCACAGGTTCGGTTGGAATTGTGGCGGCATCAGGCACCGGTCTTCAAGAAGTCATGGTGCAGCTCTGCCGCCGGGATGTTGGCGTCAAGCATGGAATTGGAACCGGAGGCAGAGATGTGAAGAAGTCAGTTGGAGGAATATCATTCCTGAGAGGCATACGAGAACTGGCAAAAGATCCCGACATTTCGCTGATTGTAGCCATAGGGAAGCCTCCTGCGCCGGAAGTAAGAGAGAAGATTCTGGCTTGCCTCAAAGAAACACAAAAGAAGAGCGTGATTTGCTTTATGGGAGATGATCCTAGAAAAGATGAAGACAAACTCTTCTACACTACGGAACTTGAAGAGTGCGCAGTTGTGGCCGAGGCCCTTATAAAAGGCAGAGACGTTTCTATGGCTCGAGATAAGTTGAAGGCAGAGTACGTGAAGTTGGCCGAAAAGAGATCCGTAAGCGCGGTTCATGGAAAATATGTAAGAGGGCTTTTCACTGGCGGCACTCTCTGTTACGAAGCGCAGTATATAGCTCAGGCACACATAAATCCAATCTACGGAAATGCTCCGTTGAGGGAAGATCTCAAACTGGAGAACAGCTTGAAACCTGTCGGACACTCATTCATCGACTACGGCGAAGACGAGTTCACTCAAGGGAGATTACACCCCATGATAGACCCATCCTTCAGGGCCGAACAGGTGAAACAGCAATCTGAAGACCGTTCGGTAGCTGTCATCCTTTTCGATGTTGTCCTCGGGTATGGAAGTGCTGATAATCCTTCGTTCGATGTTGTTGAGGCAATCAAGTCTGTAAATAGAGAAACGAAACCGATATATATAGCTTATGTCTGCGGGACCGACGGGGATCCTCAAGATCTTGGCAGGCAGAGGACTCTGTTGGAGGAAGCAGGTGTTATAGTCTGCGAGAGCAATGCAAGAGCAGCTCTTCTGGCTGCCAGTTTAGTTTCGAGAAAGGAGCGTTGA
- a CDS encoding CaiB/BaiF CoA-transferase family protein — protein sequence MGKPLEGLFVLDLTRVLAGPFCTMLLCDMGAAVVKVERPDGGDDSRSFSPFVGEESAYFMSINRGKKSITLNLKTEEGKKLLERLIERSDVLVENFRPGVFERLGFSAERLKEMNPRLIYTCSSGFGHSGPMSQRTAYDLIIQGLSGIMSITGPDEQYPTKVGSSIADIFCGTFACIGILAALQSRNSTGSGQKVDVAMLDSMVAVLENAIARYAATGEIPTPIGNRHPSIAPFSSFETLDGMINIAVGNDGIWKKFCKAIERADICEDPRFANNPSRVKNIDQLMEIIGVQLKKKTSKEWLGTFEALDIPSGKINNVADLFEDEQIKAREMIVEVTHRNGTVKMPGVPIKFSETPASISGPAPLLGEHNEEIYSGMLGISLEEIEELHEKGVI from the coding sequence TTGGGTAAACCCCTTGAAGGGCTTTTCGTATTAGATCTTACCCGTGTTCTAGCGGGACCGTTTTGTACGATGCTGCTCTGCGACATGGGCGCAGCTGTTGTCAAAGTTGAACGACCCGATGGGGGCGACGATTCGAGATCATTCAGCCCCTTTGTTGGTGAAGAAAGCGCTTATTTCATGAGTATAAACAGAGGAAAGAAGAGCATTACTCTCAATTTGAAGACCGAGGAGGGAAAGAAGCTTCTCGAAAGGCTGATCGAGAGATCCGATGTTCTGGTCGAGAATTTCAGACCGGGCGTTTTCGAAAGGCTGGGCTTCTCCGCCGAAAGGCTGAAAGAGATGAATCCGAGGCTCATATATACTTGTTCTTCGGGCTTCGGGCACTCCGGTCCCATGAGCCAGAGAACAGCCTATGATTTGATCATACAGGGATTGAGTGGAATCATGAGTATAACCGGTCCCGATGAACAGTATCCAACGAAGGTAGGAAGCTCCATTGCAGACATATTTTGTGGAACATTTGCGTGTATAGGAATACTTGCGGCACTTCAGAGTCGAAACAGCACGGGGTCTGGACAAAAAGTGGATGTTGCTATGCTAGACAGTATGGTCGCTGTCTTGGAGAACGCAATAGCAAGATATGCGGCAACCGGAGAGATTCCGACTCCAATTGGAAACAGGCATCCATCAATTGCGCCATTTTCTTCCTTTGAGACTCTGGATGGAATGATAAACATAGCTGTGGGAAACGATGGCATCTGGAAGAAATTCTGCAAAGCTATCGAAAGAGCAGACATCTGCGAAGATCCGAGGTTTGCGAATAACCCGTCAAGGGTGAAGAATATCGATCAGTTGATGGAGATTATAGGAGTTCAGCTTAAGAAGAAAACATCCAAGGAATGGCTCGGCACCTTTGAGGCACTGGACATCCCCTCGGGCAAGATAAACAACGTCGCCGATCTTTTTGAAGACGAGCAGATCAAAGCAAGAGAGATGATTGTCGAGGTAACTCACAGGAATGGAACTGTGAAAATGCCTGGTGTGCCAATAAAGTTCTCTGAAACACCGGCGTCAATTTCCGGACCTGCGCCATTACTCGGTGAGCATAACGAAGAGATCTATTCGGGAATGCTGGGAATAAGTCTAGAGGAGATTGAAGAATTGCATGAAAAAGGGGTAATATGA
- a CDS encoding 50S ribosomal protein L11 methyltransferase, translated as MKYRHLVSFVSEEESDLIEGISWNEGFSNLFFEKTVDSGIALHVLLEEGEELPYFLSKMEFSDLGFTEQKDWFEKWKETLVPFELCKSVEVLPLEEEKKVVDPNKIGIIPGMAFGTGLHESTKLAASLLVEAVVRGSRVLDVGCGTGILSAIAAKKGASQIVALDIDEHSVEKTNETARINDVYIDARQSEFLSSVKPEERFDIIVSNMIVELLREFVLDLERFLDEHGTVILSGIYKDKFSEIGNLIEGTFLIESSREDGDWKAIKLRRK; from the coding sequence GTGAAGTACAGACATTTAGTCTCTTTTGTTTCAGAAGAAGAAAGCGACTTGATTGAGGGAATCAGCTGGAATGAAGGATTCTCTAATCTCTTCTTCGAGAAGACCGTCGACTCTGGAATTGCTCTGCATGTACTTCTTGAAGAAGGGGAGGAACTACCTTACTTCCTAAGTAAGATGGAGTTCTCCGATCTAGGGTTCACCGAACAAAAGGATTGGTTCGAGAAATGGAAAGAGACTCTGGTACCGTTCGAGCTCTGCAAAAGCGTTGAAGTCCTTCCTCTTGAGGAAGAGAAAAAAGTAGTCGATCCGAATAAGATCGGAATTATACCGGGAATGGCGTTTGGCACTGGCCTTCATGAGTCAACGAAGCTGGCTGCCTCTCTTCTTGTTGAAGCCGTTGTCAGAGGCTCTAGAGTTCTTGACGTGGGTTGCGGCACAGGTATCCTCTCGGCAATTGCTGCGAAGAAGGGCGCATCACAGATCGTGGCGCTCGACATAGACGAGCACTCGGTAGAGAAGACCAATGAGACAGCAAGGATAAATGATGTGTATATAGATGCAAGACAATCGGAATTTCTCTCCTCTGTAAAACCCGAAGAGCGTTTTGACATAATTGTCTCGAATATGATTGTGGAGCTTTTGAGAGAATTTGTTCTTGACCTAGAGAGATTTCTAGATGAACACGGTACCGTAATCCTCTCGGGAATTTACAAAGACAAGTTCAGTGAGATCGGAAACCTTATTGAAGGAACCTTTCTTATAGAGAGCAGCAGGGAAGACGGAGATTGGAAAGCGATAAAATTGAGAAGAAAATAG
- a CDS encoding DUF2877 domain-containing protein gives MILLYPFQRSADWGNKVEKLTVRSAYRTALNLMDHCGRRYSVLLDPEHYLPRSSLIEAFPPLEVGQEIRVGIDGASVGFDPSQIDGLRDKKLRGLWLEWLEFMDAEELSYLHEAIDEPERLIGLGPGYTPAGDDFLVGWIMALRFTGRKKSLLTIEGEMLDRKTSWFSSEMIKDALEGRFWKRGIEMVSAIADGDATRVLEKTDSITKWGHLSGKAWLAGLAYGLELGE, from the coding sequence ATGATTCTTCTTTATCCTTTTCAGAGAAGCGCAGATTGGGGAAACAAAGTCGAAAAGCTTACTGTAAGAAGTGCTTATAGAACGGCCTTGAACCTGATGGATCATTGCGGGAGAAGATACTCTGTCTTGCTCGACCCTGAGCACTATCTTCCAAGATCGTCATTAATTGAGGCATTTCCTCCCCTTGAGGTAGGTCAAGAGATTAGGGTCGGTATTGACGGTGCCTCTGTGGGCTTTGATCCATCTCAAATCGACGGTTTACGGGATAAGAAGCTGAGAGGCCTTTGGCTTGAATGGTTGGAGTTCATGGATGCAGAGGAGCTTAGCTACCTTCATGAAGCTATTGATGAACCGGAGAGATTGATAGGACTTGGACCGGGGTATACACCGGCAGGTGATGACTTTTTGGTTGGCTGGATAATGGCTCTCCGTTTCACGGGTAGAAAGAAGAGCTTGTTGACAATCGAAGGAGAGATGCTTGATCGAAAAACGAGCTGGTTCTCTTCAGAAATGATAAAGGATGCTCTTGAGGGTAGATTCTGGAAGAGAGGAATCGAAATGGTTTCAGCTATTGCAGACGGTGATGCAACCCGGGTACTTGAAAAGACAGACAGTATCACAAAATGGGGTCATCTGTCGGGAAAGGCATGGCTTGCCGGCCTTGCCTATGGACTTGAACTTGGTGAATGA
- a CDS encoding DUF501 domain-containing protein → MESDKIEKKIVSLQLGRELKNDFRVARVCKWGFPQVIESSLISYGKPFPTLFWLSCPFLKEKVSRLESGGMITEFEKRIERDGVFADEYLKAHEETTLIKKRILGRCTLSESQKLLLLGRGIGGIRNLKMVKCLHLQLANFLGGVNNPIGREVWSLLERTRCSSERVICRELLNRNE, encoded by the coding sequence TTGGAAAGCGATAAAATTGAGAAGAAAATAGTCTCTCTTCAACTAGGAAGAGAACTGAAGAACGACTTCAGAGTAGCCAGAGTCTGCAAATGGGGATTTCCGCAAGTTATTGAGTCCTCCCTCATTTCTTATGGAAAGCCCTTCCCGACACTTTTCTGGCTGAGCTGCCCCTTTTTGAAGGAGAAAGTCTCCCGTCTTGAGAGCGGGGGAATGATAACTGAATTCGAGAAGAGAATCGAACGTGACGGCGTTTTTGCAGACGAGTATCTCAAAGCTCATGAAGAAACCACGTTGATCAAAAAGAGAATCCTCGGTCGGTGCACTCTATCTGAATCGCAGAAGTTGCTGCTGCTTGGTAGAGGTATTGGAGGGATAAGAAATCTGAAAATGGTTAAGTGTCTTCACCTGCAGTTGGCTAACTTTCTTGGCGGTGTGAACAACCCCATTGGACGAGAAGTATGGAGTCTCTTAGAAAGAACCCGTTGTTCATCTGAGAGAGTCATTTGCAGAGAGTTGTTGAACCGAAATGAATGA
- a CDS encoding carbon-nitrogen hydrolase family protein codes for MKKFVAAAIQFEAEPMRVARNLEAAYRWITRCKQETGASLIVLPESFTTGFTPLGNANSLWDTVEPIPGRLTHEGVKWAREFGIYLCFPTYERGRERGVIYNSAAILGPEGILGVYRKTHPFPTERLSAGGWTTPGVDPLVVSTPIGNIGVVICYDGDFPELARVTALKGAEVICRPSAFMRSFDQWELTNRARAYDNHVYWVASNLVGKDASGANFFGSSMIVHPSGAKLVQASGCEEFVSAELDEDPIKKIVPGTSRDQIFDHIEDRNLDSYRDILAEGKSVFEPSKRIPYRRR; via the coding sequence ATGAAGAAGTTTGTGGCCGCAGCTATTCAATTTGAAGCAGAACCAATGAGGGTGGCAAGGAATCTGGAAGCTGCATATCGCTGGATAACCAGGTGCAAACAAGAAACGGGAGCCTCGCTGATAGTTCTGCCTGAAAGCTTTACTACGGGTTTCACCCCGCTCGGAAACGCAAATTCGCTTTGGGATACCGTGGAACCAATTCCCGGCCGTCTTACACATGAGGGAGTGAAGTGGGCTCGTGAATTTGGGATATATTTGTGTTTCCCCACCTATGAACGCGGAAGAGAGCGAGGGGTTATATACAACAGCGCTGCTATTCTCGGCCCCGAGGGAATTCTAGGAGTATACAGGAAGACACATCCTTTCCCCACGGAGAGACTGTCGGCGGGAGGTTGGACAACTCCTGGAGTCGATCCGTTAGTTGTTTCGACACCCATTGGCAACATCGGTGTGGTGATCTGCTATGATGGGGACTTTCCCGAGTTGGCAAGAGTTACGGCTCTTAAGGGGGCGGAAGTAATCTGCAGGCCCTCGGCATTTATGAGATCCTTTGATCAATGGGAGCTCACGAACAGGGCGAGGGCGTATGACAATCATGTTTACTGGGTTGCTTCGAATCTCGTTGGCAAGGACGCAAGCGGAGCGAATTTCTTCGGCTCGTCAATGATAGTCCACCCTTCTGGAGCAAAGCTAGTTCAGGCTTCAGGGTGTGAAGAATTCGTTTCTGCCGAACTCGATGAGGATCCGATTAAGAAGATAGTTCCTGGGACGTCTAGAGACCAGATCTTCGACCACATAGAAGACAGAAACCTAGATTCGTACAGGGATATTCTTGCTGAAGGAAAAAGCGTGTTTGAACCTTCAAAACGAATTCCGTACAGGAGGAGATAA
- the rnc gene encoding ribonuclease III, translating to MLSVEEEKQVNEFCRINGIEANRELAFRALCHSSFTNELAQNGERILESNERMEFLGDAVLELSLAKTLFDEYSLSEGDMSKIRAMVGSEKVLSDVARFMRIGDFVFLGKGERQMGGSDRDSILADTFEAVLAAVFLTSGFEASVSFVQSKLCDYIDQAVNGELILDYKTSLQELTQARFSSRPSYETILDEGPPQDKWFKVGVFLDGKIVGEGEGRTKKAAEQLAAKHALEALRKGLDKAGAEK from the coding sequence ATGCTAAGCGTCGAGGAAGAAAAGCAAGTAAATGAGTTTTGCAGAATAAACGGAATTGAAGCAAACAGAGAGCTCGCTTTCAGGGCTCTCTGCCATTCCTCGTTCACCAACGAGCTCGCGCAGAACGGAGAGAGGATTCTGGAGTCAAACGAAAGGATGGAGTTTCTCGGAGATGCGGTTCTTGAACTGTCACTTGCGAAAACGCTGTTTGATGAATACTCATTGTCCGAAGGCGACATGTCGAAAATCAGGGCGATGGTTGGAAGCGAAAAAGTCCTTTCCGATGTCGCAAGATTCATGAGGATAGGAGACTTCGTCTTTCTGGGAAAAGGAGAGAGGCAAATGGGTGGGTCTGATCGAGATTCTATTCTCGCAGATACGTTTGAGGCCGTTCTTGCTGCAGTCTTCTTGACAAGTGGATTTGAAGCCTCGGTCAGTTTTGTTCAGTCAAAGCTTTGCGACTATATTGATCAGGCGGTCAACGGCGAGTTGATTCTTGATTACAAGACCTCACTTCAGGAGTTAACCCAAGCTCGTTTCAGTTCTAGACCATCATATGAAACGATTCTGGACGAAGGACCACCTCAGGACAAATGGTTCAAAGTCGGTGTTTTCTTGGATGGAAAGATTGTCGGTGAAGGAGAGGGTAGGACGAAGAAAGCGGCAGAACAGCTTGCCGCGAAGCACGCTCTTGAAGCTCTTCGTAAAGGGCTCGATAAGGCAGGTGCTGAGAAGTGA
- the uvrC gene encoding excinuclease ABC subunit UvrC — MNEQILNKASQLPEEPGVYIFKDEKNAIIYVGKAKKLKRRVLSYFRESTWSQNEKARRIAEESEDLDFIMVTSEREALLLEANLIFSKKPKYNVFLKDSRTYPYIYISAEEYPYIAITRTKELEGTYFGPYTSAGLVRKLLEFLQKVFKIRTCTYDLGRIKRPCFLYHLKMCSAPCVEKVSPEEYQEQLSALTEFLEGDTIKVREALLKRMTVLSEALQFERAAEIRDILSSMDDLYAFQGVEAPLDLKADILAVSAGLAALLQVRGGMLLGKLVFDFPDGTPMDFITQFYYAKKNRIPKSLIVTGLKKKDVRQFRRDFDYIGDPRDEQEERLLSIAFKNIDEELKIRLNAAHSLRQAQQILGLKRFPSRIEGIDISHTQGLYTVASVVVFDNGKPNKSEYRRYRISELEEPNDFEAMATVVKRRYTKYPLPDLLLIDGGEPQLRAVEKAFAEIGIEEYEIVGLAKEFNELVFLDNRDRVRLKEEHPVLRMIISIDNEAHRFAVNYHRVLRERRFLTSKIDDIPGIGPKRKKALLKAFGSIKGISKASEDDLRSVLKNSKAVEAVTRWASEKSGD, encoded by the coding sequence ATGAATGAACAAATACTGAACAAGGCTTCGCAGCTTCCGGAAGAACCCGGAGTTTATATCTTCAAGGACGAAAAGAATGCAATAATCTACGTAGGAAAGGCAAAGAAGCTGAAGAGGAGAGTCCTCTCATACTTCAGAGAGTCGACGTGGTCTCAGAACGAAAAGGCCAGACGCATCGCCGAAGAGTCGGAGGATCTGGACTTCATAATGGTCACATCCGAAAGAGAGGCTCTGCTTCTCGAGGCCAACCTAATCTTCAGTAAAAAGCCGAAGTACAATGTATTCCTGAAGGATTCGCGTACTTATCCATACATATACATATCCGCTGAGGAGTATCCTTATATTGCGATCACGCGAACAAAGGAGCTCGAAGGCACTTATTTTGGTCCATACACGAGCGCCGGACTTGTCAGAAAGCTACTCGAATTCCTACAGAAAGTCTTCAAGATTCGCACATGCACATATGATCTCGGCAGGATAAAGAGACCCTGCTTTCTATATCATCTGAAAATGTGTTCGGCACCTTGCGTTGAAAAGGTCTCTCCTGAAGAGTATCAAGAGCAGCTTTCTGCGCTAACCGAATTCCTTGAAGGGGACACGATAAAAGTTAGAGAAGCTCTCCTCAAGAGGATGACTGTATTGTCGGAGGCTCTTCAGTTCGAAAGGGCGGCAGAAATAAGGGACATTCTGTCGTCGATGGATGACCTTTACGCCTTTCAGGGGGTTGAAGCCCCGCTAGATTTGAAGGCAGACATATTGGCCGTTTCGGCCGGGCTCGCTGCCCTGCTGCAGGTAAGGGGAGGAATGCTCTTGGGAAAGCTGGTTTTCGACTTCCCGGATGGTACTCCTATGGATTTCATTACCCAGTTTTACTACGCCAAGAAGAACAGAATTCCAAAGTCTTTAATCGTAACCGGTCTGAAGAAAAAAGATGTGAGGCAATTCAGAAGAGATTTTGATTACATTGGAGATCCCCGTGATGAGCAGGAAGAGAGACTTCTGAGTATCGCCTTCAAGAATATCGACGAAGAGCTGAAGATAAGACTGAATGCGGCTCATTCGCTGCGACAGGCTCAGCAGATACTTGGACTGAAGAGATTTCCCTCGAGAATCGAGGGAATCGATATCTCTCATACACAAGGTCTCTACACAGTCGCTTCAGTAGTAGTTTTCGATAACGGTAAGCCGAACAAGTCGGAGTACAGAAGGTACAGAATAAGCGAGCTTGAAGAACCAAATGATTTCGAAGCAATGGCAACCGTAGTCAAACGGCGATACACAAAGTACCCTCTCCCCGATCTTCTGCTTATAGACGGAGGAGAACCTCAGTTGAGAGCAGTTGAGAAGGCATTTGCAGAGATAGGGATCGAAGAATACGAGATAGTTGGACTCGCAAAGGAGTTCAACGAGCTTGTGTTTCTTGATAATCGCGACAGAGTAAGACTCAAAGAAGAACATCCGGTGTTGAGAATGATCATCTCTATAGACAATGAGGCGCATCGATTCGCAGTTAACTATCACAGAGTTCTGAGGGAGAGGAGATTTCTAACTTCGAAGATAGATGATATTCCAGGAATAGGACCCAAAAGAAAGAAGGCACTCTTGAAGGCCTTTGGAAGCATCAAAGGAATCTCAAAGGCCTCTGAAGATGACCTCCGCTCTGTCTTGAAAAACAGTAAGGCGGTTGAAGCCGTAACGAGATGGGCTAGTGAAAAAAGTGGAGACTAA